In Rattus norvegicus strain BN/NHsdMcwi chromosome 1, GRCr8, whole genome shotgun sequence, a genomic segment contains:
- the Doc2g gene encoding double C2-like domain-containing protein gamma isoform X1, with translation MACAGRASGRQRVSMQEHMAIDVSPGPIQPIRLISDYFPHFYPFLEPVLRVPDRQAMLAPAIHSAPQLQPNPEAEGDSDDSTALGTLEFTLLFDVDNSTLHCTAHRAKGLKPPATGSVDTYVKANLLPGASKVRASQLRTRTVRGTREPVWEETLTYHGFTCQDAGRKTLRLCVCEDSRLRRRRRAPPLGELRVPLRKLVPNRARSFDICLEKRRLTKRPKSLDTARGMSLYEEEEVEAEVFREERGRILLSLCYSSERGGLLVGVLRCAHLAPMDANGYSDPFVRLFLHPSSGKKSKYKTSVRRKTLNPEFNEEFFYAGLREELAQKALLVSVWDYDLGTADDFIGGVQLSGRSSGDRLRHWCECLSHCDRRLELWHLLDSVPPQLGD, from the exons ATGGCATGTGCAGGGCGAGCCAGCGGGCGGCAGCGGGTGAGCATGCAGGAACACATGGCCATCGATGTGAGCCCTGGCCCCATACAGCCCATCCGCCTCATTTCCGACTACTTCCCACACTTCTACCCCTTCCTGGAGCCGGTGTTGCGTGTCCCAGATCGACAGGCAATGCTGGCCCCGGCCATCCACTCTGCACCCCAGCTGCAGCCCAACCCTGAGGCTGAAGGAGACTCGGATGACAGCA CTGCCCTAGGCACCCTGGAGTTCACACTTCTCTTTGATGTGGACAACAGCACCCTGCACTGCACAGCCCATCGTGCAAAG ggCCTCAAGCCACCAGCCACAGGCTCTGTGGACACCTATGTCAAAGCCAACTTGCTGCCAGGGGCCAGCAAGGTGAGG GCCAGCCAGCTTCGGACACGCACTGTACGAGGCACCAGGGAACCTGTCTGGGAGGAGACACTCACCTATCATGGCTTTACTTGCCAGGATGCTGGACGGAAGACCCTGAG GCTATGTGTTTGTGAGGACTCACGATTGCGGCGCCGGCGGCGAGCACCCCCCTTGGGGGAGCTACGAGTGCCCCTGAGGAAGCTGGTGCCAAACCGAGCCAGGAGCTTTGACATCTGTCTGGAGAAGCGGAGGCTG ACCAAGAGGCCCAAGAGCTTGGACACAGCCCGTGGCATGTCTCTGTATGAGGAG gaggaagtggaggcagaggtGTTTAGGGAGGAGCGTGGGCGCATCCTACTGTCCCTGTGCTACAGCTCCGAGCGTGGTGGCCTGCTAGTGGGTGTGCTGCGCTGTGCCCACCTTGCTCCCATGGATGCCAATGGCTACTCAGACCCCTTTGTCCGCCT TTTCCTGCACCCAAGTTCTGGGAAGAAATCCAAATATAAGACCAGTGTTCGGAGGAAGACCCTGAACCCTGAGTTCAACGAG GAATTCTTTTATGCAGGTCTTCGAGAGGAGCTGGCCCAGAAGGCACTGTTGGTGTCTGTGTGGGACTATGACCTGGGCACAGCTGATGATTTCATTG GTGGGGTGCAGCTGAGTGGCAGATCCAGTGGGGACCGCCTACGCCACTGGTGTGAGTGCCTAAGCCACTGTGACCGCCGGCTAGAACTGTGGCACCTGCTGGACAGTGTGCCCCCCCAACTTGGTGACTAG
- the Doc2g gene encoding double C2-like domain-containing protein gamma has translation MACAGRASGRQRVSMQEHMAIDVSPGPIQPIRLISDYFPHFYPFLEPVLRVPDRQAMLAPAIHSAPQLQPNPEAEGDSDDSTALGTLEFTLLFDVDNSTLHCTAHRAKGLKPPATGSVDTYVKANLLPGASKASQLRTRTVRGTREPVWEETLTYHGFTCQDAGRKTLRLCVCEDSRLRRRRRAPPLGELRVPLRKLVPNRARSFDICLEKRRLTKRPKSLDTARGMSLYEEEEVEAEVFREERGRILLSLCYSSERGGLLVGVLRCAHLAPMDANGYSDPFVRLFLHPSSGKKSKYKTSVRRKTLNPEFNEEFFYAGLREELAQKALLVSVWDYDLGTADDFIGGVQLSGRSSGDRLRHWCECLSHCDRRLELWHLLDSVPPQLGD, from the exons ATGGCATGTGCAGGGCGAGCCAGCGGGCGGCAGCGGGTGAGCATGCAGGAACACATGGCCATCGATGTGAGCCCTGGCCCCATACAGCCCATCCGCCTCATTTCCGACTACTTCCCACACTTCTACCCCTTCCTGGAGCCGGTGTTGCGTGTCCCAGATCGACAGGCAATGCTGGCCCCGGCCATCCACTCTGCACCCCAGCTGCAGCCCAACCCTGAGGCTGAAGGAGACTCGGATGACAGCA CTGCCCTAGGCACCCTGGAGTTCACACTTCTCTTTGATGTGGACAACAGCACCCTGCACTGCACAGCCCATCGTGCAAAG ggCCTCAAGCCACCAGCCACAGGCTCTGTGGACACCTATGTCAAAGCCAACTTGCTGCCAGGGGCCAGCAAG GCCAGCCAGCTTCGGACACGCACTGTACGAGGCACCAGGGAACCTGTCTGGGAGGAGACACTCACCTATCATGGCTTTACTTGCCAGGATGCTGGACGGAAGACCCTGAG GCTATGTGTTTGTGAGGACTCACGATTGCGGCGCCGGCGGCGAGCACCCCCCTTGGGGGAGCTACGAGTGCCCCTGAGGAAGCTGGTGCCAAACCGAGCCAGGAGCTTTGACATCTGTCTGGAGAAGCGGAGGCTG ACCAAGAGGCCCAAGAGCTTGGACACAGCCCGTGGCATGTCTCTGTATGAGGAG gaggaagtggaggcagaggtGTTTAGGGAGGAGCGTGGGCGCATCCTACTGTCCCTGTGCTACAGCTCCGAGCGTGGTGGCCTGCTAGTGGGTGTGCTGCGCTGTGCCCACCTTGCTCCCATGGATGCCAATGGCTACTCAGACCCCTTTGTCCGCCT TTTCCTGCACCCAAGTTCTGGGAAGAAATCCAAATATAAGACCAGTGTTCGGAGGAAGACCCTGAACCCTGAGTTCAACGAG GAATTCTTTTATGCAGGTCTTCGAGAGGAGCTGGCCCAGAAGGCACTGTTGGTGTCTGTGTGGGACTATGACCTGGGCACAGCTGATGATTTCATTG GTGGGGTGCAGCTGAGTGGCAGATCCAGTGGGGACCGCCTACGCCACTGGTGTGAGTGCCTAAGCCACTGTGACCGCCGGCTAGAACTGTGGCACCTGCTGGACAGTGTGCCCCCCCAACTTGGTGACTAG
- the Ndufv1 gene encoding NADH dehydrogenase [ubiquinone] flavoprotein 1, mitochondrial: protein MLAARHFLGGSVPVRVSVRLSSGTTAPKKTSFGSLKDEDRIFTNLYGRHDWRLKGAQRRGDWYKTKEILLKGPDWILGEMKTSGLRGRGGAGFPTGLKWSFMNKPSDGRPKYLVVNADEGEPGTCKDREIMRHDPHKLVEGCLVGGRAMGARAAYIYIRGEFYNEASNLQVAIREAYEAGLIGKNACDSDYDFDVFVVRGAGAYICGEETALIESIEGKQGKPRLKPPFPADVGVFGCPTTVANVETVAVSPTICRRGGTWFAGFGRERNSGTKLFNISGHVNHPCTVEEEMSVPLKELIEKHAGGVLGGWDNLLAVIPGGSSTPLIPKSVCETVLMDFDALVQAQTGLGTAAVIVMNSSTDIVKAIARLIEFYKHESCGQCTPCREGVDWMNKVMARFVKGDARPAEIDSLWEISKQIEGHTICALGDGAAWPVQGLIRHFRPELEDRMQRFAQQHQARQAAS from the exons ATGCTAGCAGCACGGCATTTTCTCGGCGGGTCGGTTCCCGTGCGGGTATCTGTGCGTCTCAGCAGCGGCACG ACAGCACCCAAGAAAACCTCATTTGGCTCGCTGAAGGATGAAGACCGGATCTTCACCAACCTGTATGGGCGCCATGACTGGAG GCTGAAGGGTGCCCAGAGGCGGGGTGATTGGTACAAGACAAAGGAGATCCTGCTGAAGGGGCCTGACTGGATCTTGGGTGAAATGAAGACATCGGGTTTACGGGGCCGTGGTGGTGCTGGCTTCCCCACTGGCCTCAAATGGAGCTTTATGAATAAGCCCTCGGATGGCAG GCCCAAGTACCTGGTGGTGAATGCTGACGAGGGTGAGCCCGGCACCTGTAAGGACCGAGAGATCATGCGCCATGACCCTCACAAGCTGGTGGAAGGCTGCCTGGTGGGAGGCCGGGCCATGGGGGCCCGGGCTGCCTATATCTACATCCGAGGGGAATTCTACAATGAGGCCTCCAATTTGCAG GTAGCTATCCGAGAGGCCTATGAAGCAGGTCTGATTGGCAAAAATGCCTGTGACTCTGATTatgattttgatgtgtttgtGGTGCGTGGGGCTGGGGCCTACAtctgtggagaagagactgcgcttattgagtccattgaaggcAAGCAGGGAAAGCCACGCCTGAAGCCGCCCTTTCCAGCAGATGTGG GAGTATTTGGATGCCCCACAACTGTGGCCAATGTGGAGACGGTGGCTGTGTCCCCCACCATCTGCCGTCGTGGCGGCACCTGGTTTGCTGGCTTTGGCCGAGAACGCAACTCAGGTACCAAACTGTTCAACATCTCTGGCCATGTCAACCACCCCTGCACTGTGGAGGAAGAGATGTCTGTGCCACTCAAAGAACTGATTGAGAAACATGCTG GTGGTGTCTTAGGTGGCTGGGACAACCTCCTTGCTGTGATTCCTGGTGGCTCATCCACTCCACTGATCCCCAAATCTGTGTGTGAGACAGTGCTGATGGACTTTGATGCCCTGGTGCAGGCTCAGACGGGCCTGGGCACAGCTGCGGTTATTGTTATGAACAGCTCG ACAGACATTGTGAAAGCCATCGCTCGTCTCATTGAGTTCTACAAGCATGAGAGCTGTGGCCAGTGCACCCCGTGCCGGGAGG GCGTTGATTGGATGAACAAGGTGATGGCCCGATTTGTGAAGGGGGATGCCCGGCCAGCTGAGATCGACTCCCTGTGGGAGATCAGCAAGCAGATAGAAGGCCACACCATTTGTGCTCTGGGTGATGGGGCCGCCTGGCCAGTACAG GGTCTGATCCGACATTTCCGGCCCGAGCTTGAGGATCGGATGCAACGATTTGCCCAGCAGCACCAGGCCAGGCAGGCGGCCTCCTGA
- the Ndufv1 gene encoding NADH dehydrogenase [ubiquinone] flavoprotein 1, mitochondrial isoform X1: MLAARHFLGGSVPVRVSVRLSSGTTAPKKTSFGSLKDEDRIFTNLYGRHDWRLKGAQRRGDWYKTKEILLKGPDWILGEMKTSGLRGRGGAGFPTGLKWSFMNKPSDGRPKYLVVNADEGEPGTCKDREIMRHDPHKLVEGCLVGGRAMGARAAYIYIRGEFYNEASNLQVAIREAYEAGLIGKNACDSDYDFDVFVVRGAGAYICGEETALIESIEGKQGKPRLKPPFPADVGVFGCPTTVANVETVAVSPTICRRGGTWFAGFGRERNSGTKLFNISGHVNHPCTVEEEMSVPLKELIEKHAGGVLGGWDNLLAVIPGGSSTPLIPKSVCETVLMDFDALVQAQTGLGTAAVIVMNSSTDIVKAIARLIEFYKHESCGQCTPCREGVDWMNKVMARFVKGDARPAEIDSLWEISKQIEGHTICALGDGAAWPVQVHTALLCDSPELWEFGTLVHSMPPSPSQGLIRHFRPELEDRMQRFAQQHQARQAAS; this comes from the exons ATGCTAGCAGCACGGCATTTTCTCGGCGGGTCGGTTCCCGTGCGGGTATCTGTGCGTCTCAGCAGCGGCACG ACAGCACCCAAGAAAACCTCATTTGGCTCGCTGAAGGATGAAGACCGGATCTTCACCAACCTGTATGGGCGCCATGACTGGAG GCTGAAGGGTGCCCAGAGGCGGGGTGATTGGTACAAGACAAAGGAGATCCTGCTGAAGGGGCCTGACTGGATCTTGGGTGAAATGAAGACATCGGGTTTACGGGGCCGTGGTGGTGCTGGCTTCCCCACTGGCCTCAAATGGAGCTTTATGAATAAGCCCTCGGATGGCAG GCCCAAGTACCTGGTGGTGAATGCTGACGAGGGTGAGCCCGGCACCTGTAAGGACCGAGAGATCATGCGCCATGACCCTCACAAGCTGGTGGAAGGCTGCCTGGTGGGAGGCCGGGCCATGGGGGCCCGGGCTGCCTATATCTACATCCGAGGGGAATTCTACAATGAGGCCTCCAATTTGCAG GTAGCTATCCGAGAGGCCTATGAAGCAGGTCTGATTGGCAAAAATGCCTGTGACTCTGATTatgattttgatgtgtttgtGGTGCGTGGGGCTGGGGCCTACAtctgtggagaagagactgcgcttattgagtccattgaaggcAAGCAGGGAAAGCCACGCCTGAAGCCGCCCTTTCCAGCAGATGTGG GAGTATTTGGATGCCCCACAACTGTGGCCAATGTGGAGACGGTGGCTGTGTCCCCCACCATCTGCCGTCGTGGCGGCACCTGGTTTGCTGGCTTTGGCCGAGAACGCAACTCAGGTACCAAACTGTTCAACATCTCTGGCCATGTCAACCACCCCTGCACTGTGGAGGAAGAGATGTCTGTGCCACTCAAAGAACTGATTGAGAAACATGCTG GTGGTGTCTTAGGTGGCTGGGACAACCTCCTTGCTGTGATTCCTGGTGGCTCATCCACTCCACTGATCCCCAAATCTGTGTGTGAGACAGTGCTGATGGACTTTGATGCCCTGGTGCAGGCTCAGACGGGCCTGGGCACAGCTGCGGTTATTGTTATGAACAGCTCG ACAGACATTGTGAAAGCCATCGCTCGTCTCATTGAGTTCTACAAGCATGAGAGCTGTGGCCAGTGCACCCCGTGCCGGGAGG GCGTTGATTGGATGAACAAGGTGATGGCCCGATTTGTGAAGGGGGATGCCCGGCCAGCTGAGATCGACTCCCTGTGGGAGATCAGCAAGCAGATAGAAGGCCACACCATTTGTGCTCTGGGTGATGGGGCCGCCTGGCCAGTACAGGTACACACTGCCCTGCTGTGTGACAGCCCGGAGCTTTGGGAATTTGGAACTCTGGTTCATTCAATGCCTCCCTCACCTTCCCAGGGTCTGATCCGACATTTCCGGCCCGAGCTTGAGGATCGGATGCAACGATTTGCCCAGCAGCACCAGGCCAGGCAGGCGGCCTCCTGA